The Desulfuromonadales bacterium sequence AGCCATTATTGTGGTCAGGTTTCCAGTGCCGACATCGGCAGGGAAGTCTGCCTCATGGGCTGGGTGCAGCGACGCCGTGACCATGGCGGCCTGATTTTCATCGACCTGCGGGACCGTGAGGGAATCGTCCAGTTGGCTCTCGACCCCGACCGGGACCCCGAGGCCCACACCAAGGCGGACCGGGTCCGCAACGAGTACGTGCTGGCGATCAAGGGGGTCGTCTCCCCCCGTCCCGAGGGAACCGTCAATTCCAAGATGAAAACCGGAGAGGTCGAGGTGGAGGTGCGCGAACTGCGCATCCTCAATACCGCCAAGACGCCGCCGTTCATGATCGACGACTTTGGCGATGTCGCCGAAAACATCCGCCTCAAGCACCGCTACCTCGACCTGCGGCGGCCGGCCATCCAGAACAACCTGATGCTTCGCCACCGGGTGGCGCGCACGGTCCGCACCTATCTCGATGCCCAGGGCTTTCTCGAGATCGAGACGCCCGTCCTGACCAAGAGCACGCCGGAAGGGGCGCGCGATTACCTCGTCCCCAGCCGGGTCAACCCCGGCACCTTCTACGCCCTGCCCCAGTCGCCCCAGCTCTTCAAGCAATTGCTGATGATCTCCGGCTTCGATCGCTACTGCCAGATCGTCAAGTGCTTCCGCGACGAAGACCTGCGCGCCGACCGGCAGCCCGAGTTCACCCAGATCGACTGCGAGATGAGCTTCGTCAGCCGCGACGACGTGATGAACGTCATGGAAGGGATGATCGCCAGGGTCTTCAAGGAAGCGATCGGCGTCGAAGTCAGCCTGCCGATGCCGCGCATGACCTACGCCGAGGCGCTGGGCCGCTACGGCGTCGACAACCCCGATTTGCGCTTCGGCCTCGAACTGGTCGAGATTTCCGAACTGGTCAGGACGTCCGGCTTCAAGGTCTTCGCCGAGGCGGTCCAGGGCGGTGGCATCGTCAAGGCCCTCAACGTCAAGGGCGGGGCAAGCATGTCCCGCAAGGACCTCGACGACCTGACCGACTTCGTCAAGATCTACGGCGCCAAGGGGCTGGCCTGGGTCAAGATGACCGAGGAAGGCTGGCAGTCGCCCATAGCCAAATTCTTCACCGAAGCTGAACTGGCGGAACTGAACCGGACCCTGGACGCCGAACTCGGCGATCTGCTGCTCTTCGTGGCCGACTCCTACCGGGTAGCCAACGAATCGCTCGGCCGGCTACGCGGCCATCTCGGCAATAAACTTGGGCTGACCAGCAAGACCGACTACAAGTTCGTCTGGGTCACCGACTTCCCGCTGCTCGAATGGGACGGGGAAACCCGGCGACACGTCGCCGTCCACCACCCCTTTACCGCCCCGATGGACGAGGATGTCCCCCTGCTTGCAACCGATCCCGGCAAAGCGCGGGCCAAAGCCTACGATCTGGTGCTCAACGGCTCCGAGATCGGCGGCGGCAGCATTCGTATCCATGACCAGTCGGTGCAGAGCCAGATGTTCAGCCTGATGGGGATCGGGGAAGAAGAGGCGCGCCAGAAATTCGGCTTCCTGCTCGACGCTCTGGAGTTCGGCGCCCCGCCGCACGGCGGCATCGCCTTCGGCCTTGACCGTCTGGTCATGATCCTGACCGGTTCCGACTCGATCCGCGACGTCATCGCCTTCCCCAAAACCCAGAAGGCAACCTGTCAGATGTCCGAGGCGCCAGGCGTTGTCGACGAGAAGCAGCTTCGCGAGCTCTCCATACGCCTGGCCACCAAGCCCAAATAACGATCCAACGTTCGCAGCTCAAGGGGTTATATGCAGGGCGGTCCCCGGACCGCCCTTTCCCGCTTCTGACCGGGGCCGGCGAGAGCACGGCAGCCAAAGAGAATGGCAAGGAACTTATTCGCTTTCATCGCCCTCGCCGCAATTCTTGGGGGTTGCGCCAAGCCGCCACGAGAAGAGCTTCAGGCGGCCCGGATGGCCGTTGCCCGTGCCTACACCGCCGGCGCGCCGGACCTGGCTCCCGCCGAATACCAGGCGGCCAGCGACGCGCTCAGCGACGGCGAACGCCTCGCCCGCCAGGGTAATTACCAGATGGCCCGGGAGATCCTCCCCTTCGCCGAAGCCGGTGCCCAGCGGGCGATTCTCAGAGCCAGGGAAGAACAGGCGATCCGGGAACTGCAAAAAATCCGTGAACAGCAACAGGCCGAGGAGGCCATCCAGCAGGAAAGCAAACGCCCGCCGACCGAACCGACCAAAAAAGCCATCAGCATCCCGCCCCCCGCCAAACCCAAGCGCCTTCCTGAACCGCCCCCACCACCCCTGACGCGTTATGTCGTCAACGCGGGTGAGGTCCTTTGGGGTATTGCCGCCCGCAAGGATGTCTACGCCGACCCTCTCCTTTGGCCGATCCTCTACAGGGCCAACCGTGACCAGATCAAGGACCCGCGCCGGATCTACCCCGGCCAGGTTCTCAGCATCCCCCGCGGCATCTCGAACGCCGAAGCGCAGGAAGCGCGGGAAACGGCGCGCCACTCCGACATTTTCCCGGTCGAACTGATCCTCAAAAACACACGCAAAAACGGTCGTTAAACAGTTTTTTTCATCTTCTTCCCGCCCCTGTTTCGATGTTTTGCAGGCCCATATTTTTTCTTGACAGCTTCCGGGCCTTTGTATACTGTATACACATTAAAAAGCGGATCAACAGACGCTTCGGCAGGCCTCACGGCAGACTGCCGTTATTTCGTCCGTGTTTTTTTATTTCCCATTGGCCGACCTGCGAGGCGCAACTGCCTTCACTCAATGGAGAAAAATCAGACCACATGAACGTCGGGGATCCCTTCGGCGAGAACTTCTCCACAGGGAAAGATGATGTTTTGCGGTCCTCATTCAATGAGCCTCTGGCGATACTGGCAAAAAACCAAGGAGAGAACATGACAACACACAAGATTATCTGGACGGAAATCGATGAGGCACCCGCACTGGCAACGTACTCTTTGCTCCCCATCGTCCAAGCCTTTACCAAGGGAACCGGCGTCGAGGTTGAAACCAGGGACATCTCCCTTGCCGGCAGAATCCTTGCCACCTTTCCGGACTATCTGACCGAGAGCCAGCGCATCCCCGACTACCTGGCGCAACTGGGTGAACTTACGCAGATGGCTGAGGCCAACATCATCAAACTGCCGAACGTCAGTGCCTCCGTCCCCCAGTTGAAAGAGGCAATCGCGGAGCTGCAAAGCCAAGGGTACAAACTTCCCGACTACCCTGAAGACCCTAAAAACGCAGCGGAAAAAGAGATTCAGGAGCGCTATGCCAAATGCCTTGGGAGCGCCGTCAACCCGGTACTGCGCGAAGGCAACTCCGACCGCCGGGCACCGCTTGCAGTCAAGGAATATGCGAGAAAGAACCCGAAGACGGTTCCATTAAGCCCTTGGGATGCGGGTTCAAAAGCCCATGTCGCGCACATGACAGCCGGCGACTTCTATGGCAACGAGAAGTCGGTAGTCATGGAGAATGGCGGCGACTTCAGGATCGAGCTGGTTGCAGGTGGCAAGACCACCGTCTTGAAAGACAAGCTGACGGCGTCCAAGGGGGAGATCCTCTCCGGGACCTTCATGAGCAAAAAGGCGCTGCGGGAGTTCTATGCCGCACAGATCGAGGAGGCGAAGAAGAGCGGTCTTCTGCTGTCACTGCACCTCAAGGCGACCATGATGAAGATCTCCGATCCGATCATGTTCGGCCACGCCGTGACGGTCTTTTTCAAGGACGTGTTCGACAAGCACGCCGCAGTCTTCAAGGAACTGGGCGTCAATCCCAACCTGGGACTGGGCGAGCTCTACAAAAAGATCCAGAGCCTGCCGGAAGCCAAGCGGGCCGAGATCGAGGCGGACATCAAGGCGGTTTACGCCAAGCGGCCGGCTCTGGCCATGGTCGATTCCGACAAGGGGATCACCAATCTGCATACGCCCAACGACATCATCGTCGACGCATCCATGCCGGTCGTGGTCCGCGAGGCCGGCAAAATGTGGAATACCGAAGGGAAGTTGCAGGACACCAAGGCGATGATCCCCGACCGCTGCTATGCCACCATGTACAAGGAGATCGTCGAAGACTGCCAGAAAAACGGCGCCTTTGATCCGACCACCATGGGCTCGGTCCCCAACGTGGGGCTGATGGCGCAGAAGGCCGAGGAGTACGGCTCCCACCCCACTACTTTCGAGATCCCCGCCAATGGCACCGTCCGCGTCGCCGCGGCCGATGGCAAGGTGCTGATGGAGCATGCCGTTGAGGAAGGCGACATCTGGCGCCTGTCCCGGGTCAAGGACATCCCGATCCAGGACTGGGTCAAGCTTGCCGTCAACCGCGCCAGGGCCACTGGCGCGCCGGCAGTCTTCTGGCTCGACAAGAACCGGGCGCACGACAGGAACGTTATCGCCAAGGTCGAGAAATACCTGAAGAACCATGACACCACCGGTCTGGAGTTCCACATCATGGCACCGGTCGAGGCGATGAGGTTCTCCCTGGCCCGGATCCGCAAAGGTCAGGACACCATCTCGGTCACCGGCAACGTGCTGCGCGACTACCTGACCGACCTCTTCCCGATTATGGAGCTCGGGACCAGCGCCAAAATGCTCTCCATCGTCCCCCTGCTGGCCGGCGGCGGCCTGTTTGAAACCGGAGCCGGCGGCTCGGCGCCCAAACATGTCCAGCAGTTCGTGAAAGAAGGCTATCTGCGCTGGGATTCCCTTGGCGAATTCTCGGCTTTGGCCGCATCCCTTGAGCACCTGGGTCATGCATTCAAGAACGATAAGGCACTGGTTCTGGCGGAGACGCTCGATCAGGCCCTCGGCAAGTTTCTCGACGAAAACAAGTCCCCCGCCCGCAAGGTTGGTCAGATCGACAACCGTGGCAGCCACTTCTACCTTGGCCTTTACTGGGCACAGGCGTTGGCGACACAGACCAAGGACAAAGAGCTGCAGTCACGCTTCACCCAGGTGGCCAGGGACCTCGCGACCAACGAGAACCAGGTCAACGAGGAACTGCTCGGGGCCCAGGGGAAACCGATCGACATGGGCGGCTACTATCACCCTGACAAGGTCAAGGTCGGCAAGGCCATGCGTCCGAGCGCGACCCTGAATGCAATCATCACC is a genomic window containing:
- the aspS gene encoding aspartate--tRNA ligase translates to MNDVLGDWQRSHYCGQVSSADIGREVCLMGWVQRRRDHGGLIFIDLRDREGIVQLALDPDRDPEAHTKADRVRNEYVLAIKGVVSPRPEGTVNSKMKTGEVEVEVRELRILNTAKTPPFMIDDFGDVAENIRLKHRYLDLRRPAIQNNLMLRHRVARTVRTYLDAQGFLEIETPVLTKSTPEGARDYLVPSRVNPGTFYALPQSPQLFKQLLMISGFDRYCQIVKCFRDEDLRADRQPEFTQIDCEMSFVSRDDVMNVMEGMIARVFKEAIGVEVSLPMPRMTYAEALGRYGVDNPDLRFGLELVEISELVRTSGFKVFAEAVQGGGIVKALNVKGGASMSRKDLDDLTDFVKIYGAKGLAWVKMTEEGWQSPIAKFFTEAELAELNRTLDAELGDLLLFVADSYRVANESLGRLRGHLGNKLGLTSKTDYKFVWVTDFPLLEWDGETRRHVAVHHPFTAPMDEDVPLLATDPGKARAKAYDLVLNGSEIGGGSIRIHDQSVQSQMFSLMGIGEEEARQKFGFLLDALEFGAPPHGGIAFGLDRLVMILTGSDSIRDVIAFPKTQKATCQMSEAPGVVDEKQLRELSIRLATKPK
- a CDS encoding DUF4398 domain-containing protein produces the protein MARNLFAFIALAAILGGCAKPPREELQAARMAVARAYTAGAPDLAPAEYQAASDALSDGERLARQGNYQMAREILPFAEAGAQRAILRAREEQAIRELQKIREQQQAEEAIQQESKRPPTEPTKKAISIPPPAKPKRLPEPPPPPLTRYVVNAGEVLWGIAARKDVYADPLLWPILYRANRDQIKDPRRIYPGQVLSIPRGISNAEAQEARETARHSDIFPVELILKNTRKNGR
- a CDS encoding NADP-dependent isocitrate dehydrogenase yields the protein MTTHKIIWTEIDEAPALATYSLLPIVQAFTKGTGVEVETRDISLAGRILATFPDYLTESQRIPDYLAQLGELTQMAEANIIKLPNVSASVPQLKEAIAELQSQGYKLPDYPEDPKNAAEKEIQERYAKCLGSAVNPVLREGNSDRRAPLAVKEYARKNPKTVPLSPWDAGSKAHVAHMTAGDFYGNEKSVVMENGGDFRIELVAGGKTTVLKDKLTASKGEILSGTFMSKKALREFYAAQIEEAKKSGLLLSLHLKATMMKISDPIMFGHAVTVFFKDVFDKHAAVFKELGVNPNLGLGELYKKIQSLPEAKRAEIEADIKAVYAKRPALAMVDSDKGITNLHTPNDIIVDASMPVVVREAGKMWNTEGKLQDTKAMIPDRCYATMYKEIVEDCQKNGAFDPTTMGSVPNVGLMAQKAEEYGSHPTTFEIPANGTVRVAAADGKVLMEHAVEEGDIWRLSRVKDIPIQDWVKLAVNRARATGAPAVFWLDKNRAHDRNVIAKVEKYLKNHDTTGLEFHIMAPVEAMRFSLARIRKGQDTISVTGNVLRDYLTDLFPIMELGTSAKMLSIVPLLAGGGLFETGAGGSAPKHVQQFVKEGYLRWDSLGEFSALAASLEHLGHAFKNDKALVLAETLDQALGKFLDENKSPARKVGQIDNRGSHFYLGLYWAQALATQTKDKELQSRFTQVARDLATNENQVNEELLGAQGKPIDMGGYYHPDKVKVGKAMRPSATLNAIITNMMMFV